The sequence ACAAGCACTACAACGCCCGTTCGTATCGATTTCAGATTTGGTGAATCCATTAGTCACTGCGCCATACATGTGGGGACGATTTCTTATAATCTGactatgaataaataaacaacagcTTTGCAGTTTGGCGTTTCCtaattaataacaataaaattaacggtaccaattttcttgcaccagatgcgcatttcgacaatacatgtctcttcattgatgctcgtggccaaaatttttgaaatccaaagcttatataaaagatgaagagctataatccaaaaggtccaaaaagtatagccaaatccgtgaaaggaatcagaggtTTGCATGAggaagatacattccttaatttataataatttcatatattttgtaacagcaaattttaatagcacaaaacatccgtattttcatgccagtaccgaagtactggctactgggctggtaataccctcggggactaatagttcACCAGCAGAggaatcgacccagtggtagtattaaaattaacggtactaatatttttgcaccagatgcgcatttcgacaatacatgtctcttcagtgatgcttgtggccaaaattttgaaatccaaagcttatataaaagacgaagagctataatccaaaaggtccaaaaagtatagcaaaatccgtgaaaggagtcagagctttgcatgagggagatacattccttaatttataatagttTCCTATAATTTGTAACATCAAagtttaataacacaaaaaatccgtattttcatgccagtaccgaattattggctactgggctggtgctACCTTCAGGGACAATAGTTAAGGTGACGTCGCCGGTGTGACGTCGACCTTGAATACAATGTTACTGCCGAGACGTTGCCGGTCCTGCGGTCTTCTCGACAGTATATCTTTCtcatataaacatattatagactataaaccaaattatatttttatatcactCTTAATTtctgaatgaatgaatgaatgaatgaatgaatgacgTTTCTTATCAACAACAAATACCATATCTACAGagattatatatgtataaagaGTTACCTTAAATATTAAAAGCACATGtgaacaatacaaacataatcattaaattacaaaataacaagGAGGAGTGACCTtcacatatactttttttttttttataaatctgcaTATGTTTTCAAGaccaaaataattataagaGCTCATTAACTTATGatacttatataaatatttggacGAAGAGAACAATTGTATGATAACAACCTCTTTGTTTCTTGAATTAGAGCAttacatgacaaaacataataaaacgCATCACCTATGTCTATTGATTCGCAAAGATGACACAACCTATCATTTCTTATGTTATTCCACCTTCCTGTCTCGATACATAATCGTTGACTTTCAGATCCAaatttacacaataaaaattgtttatatattggCAATTAGGAAAAATAGTTGTCCAATTTATCAAGTTTGTTTTTCAAACTCTATAACAAAGCATTAAGGAGTAGTATTAATTTCGCGTAGGCAATTCTGCAAAAACTGGTCTTGAAGTTTCAACTCAATACTTTTAATAACCCATTTATCTAACACTTGGTTCAACCAGATATTCGACATACCACAGGTatcaagaacatttttttacaaatgatatcaaTTTCCAGTTAAGACCATAGTTGTGAAAattaatactagtatacaatagtttatataaactattcaccgtaaggccttcaacaatgagcaaagcccttaCCACAtgttcagctataaaaggccccgaaatgacaatacaaacaaattcaaacgagaacactTCTTGCCtaatttatatactttaaagGAACATGACCTTTTTAATGAGTTTTACCAATGACAAGTAAAGCTTTAAAGATTCAAAGCTTCAAATGTTGCGGGGTTACTCATCACTGACGctcgaatataaaaaaaaatgttgaaaaggccaaataaattacgtCAAAGATAAAAAATGAACGTAAATACATCGAATGCATTTTTGCCTTATAATACtactttataaaaatagtaagCATTTGCATCAGTAAAACACAGATTGTTTGTCAAAAGGTAAATAGGTGTCagtatattaatgatttttttactgcAACCTACATGTAGTCCTTTTGTCAAACTTTCCGATCCATAAAGAAACATTGAACGTTGCAATCATTAATGTCACTTAATCACTTTCGggaaataaatgacaaaaaggcATTCTGTTGGTTATTAAGTCAATAGTTACGAAGAATGGCGTAATTTTGGAACATAATAAAGAAAACTTAAAAGAAAACTATGATGCTCTTTTCAATGCATATGCTAGTCAAACTTGTTTTGACAAAGGGCTTTTTCGTACAATACGATATTTAATCAAGGATTTTAAAGAGATGAATGCTGTTGTTATGTAGGTTTTGTATTCACACAAAAGTACAATATGAATAAAgcattataaatacatatatcgTGAATTAATAACCATTGCATACAAAgcacaaacaaatatttgacaatCTTCTTTTACTAAACTTAATTCACACTAACTTCTTGTTAAAACATATGGTATTGTGCCATCTCAAATGTATCTATGTTGAATATTGCAAGTGTACTCTTTAATCTTATTTCGTTTAAGAATAACTACAACACTACAATATTTTTGTGCCAAACGAAGTCGCCACGGAACTGTAAAGGACGGGTGGAATATCTGTACTGATGgatgttataaaccaaacaacaaAGCAGTTATATATGTACTGAGGTATAAATGCATTATTGTTTTGCGAAATTAAAGGAACATATGAAACAATACAACTCAAGGGGCAACATGGTTCAATTTCGGAATAATACtgttcaataaaataaagaaaatatgtagTACTTTATGACATAACACTAAAGGTGCATCACTAGTttatagaagagggacgaaagataccaaagggacagtcaaactcataaatcttaaacaaattgacaacgccaagacttaaaatgaaaaagacaaacagaaacacaaaagtacacatgacacaacatagagaactaaagaataagcaacacgaacctcaccacGTAAGGAACATACTAGTaaccgatatcatttgtgaaacggtaatTCCAGATCGGTCAACCAACCCGTGATGGCGTCcctaaaatttacgaaggaagTATAGGATTCATTGAGTACATATAAGGGTTTATAACGATAAAGGAcacattaaataataatttaaactaAATCTTTGGTGTCAGATTAAACATTATAATAGAAGCAATTTTTCCTTGAAACcgttcattttgttttcagaaacattgcattttgatgatttttcatcaaaatttatcGTGAAAGATTAAGCAATGCATTGTCGTGATCATGAAAGACAAGACTTACCTGTAACATTAAAGGACATATCCAATTCAAACACTTTTGACTTTAGACTGTGATGCATCTGTACAGAATTGACAAGATATTTTCACTTTTTACCTATATCAGTTTACCTtttatgtaagaaaaaaaacagaagtcAGGGAAAGATGACCATACTTTTAAAGTTCTTCCGCACAATCGACAAAGTCAGTAAAATAAAATTCGGTTTAACCAGACATAtcataaagaaaatgatatatttttctagGTAAACGATACTAAAAACCATTTTTTCCTGGTTGGATCATTCaagttttactaaattcttcaattagtttttttgttaatggatttctttttttaaaccgtGCAAACGTCACGCACCGGACAAGACTTAAGAATGAGAAATCAATATTTACTTTACATACTGATAAACTTGTAACTATTTTATAAGAACAATAATTGCagcttttcttttttcatttgttgtacCCTATTAAGTACAAGTACACCTTCAGGAGCGTAAACTATCGAAAAGTAAATTGACATATATTCaagtttacacatttttttaaggtGTATTACTTTTAGTTATATGGAGTTTCAATTGTGCGTGCAAACATTGTAGTATGGCAATATTGGCTAATTTATTGATGTTTCATGACTGTGCTGACATAAACTAAAAGTTAACAAGATAACATGTTTTTGTTGATCAGTCTGTTTACAATAGTTAACGTCATTATACCTAACTTAGTAGGGATTTTACCGTACCTTGACTGTTCATGTTGCATAACTTAAACTTAAGAAACAATTCCTTCATGTCaggctctatgctcattttaacatgggtaggcattatatttgtcgatattttacactgagagttagcgaggtgtaaaatgtggtcaactataatgcctacccatgttaaaatgaacatagagcatgacatgaaggaattatttcgattctaataggacaaatataGTATTTTTATAAGTCGAAGCGTACGAAATTACAGTAAAAATGTTTGGCTGTTCCCGTTTCCTCCTCGAGTAATCTGTGCattgcatttcatatttgataagtttaaaaacttcTAGCAGGATAACTATATGTtgtatcataaaaatatataataaaagtttatgttagctgcctaaatgtatatattttaaaggataacgatgTCTAACGTTAATATAAGCAGTAAGTCCTTGCGCATGTGTCAAGCATATTTTTTGTGCTTATTGgaacacggctttgttaacaaagcgtaataaggacgtcatattagaatgtaATTTAGTCGATTTAGGTTTATTCTCAATCTTACATATGTTTACGAAATCATAATAATGAATATTGAACAAATAGAGTGTTATTGCTTATTTGTTGTGGTTTTAAATACATACTTCGATAATACATTCCAATGGCATTTGACGAGTACAGCCCTTTTAACCAATAACAGAGAACCAGGATGAGTAATGCAAATTCAGTAATTGTTTTActaattaaacatataaattatcatataattaagtaatgatttcaaagttttcGTAGCATCAGATCTTTTATGATCCTTTTGCAAGATTTTTCCAAAAAACGCTATGCTCTCTTTCACGATCCATTCTATTTCATTCTATGTTAATTTTGTAGGTGTATGCTTAATTACTATATAGTTCCACTCTTCTTATTTTGAGTccatattaaaacataaaaaataggTTTGAAGCAAATGCATATGATTccgtaatgaggagtacccaaattgcatagATGCTTAAATTCACAacagtaaaagaaaaatatgtttaattttatttcttcaaatatataacaatttgacaaaagtttATGCTGACTACAcattgttttaagaaatgaatgtTTGTTACATATTCAAAAAGCTAATTTTTAAACGATGACGTTTTGTTGACGTAGCATTGGAATGTTTGAGTAGATTTTAATTGCGGAGTCAACACTATATATGTTGACAACTGTGAATTGTTTGTGTgtttcttaaaacaaataacTATGTTGAAGGAcgtgtataaagtaaaatcatgaaaataccaattttcaattatataagaaatcttgtgattttcatatttagttTTGCTGAATGGGTGCAATTAGTGTTCTCGATGGAACTTGGGTACTGTGACTTTaacgttttattttaatatagtattgaaaatatgtaatgcgttgtcttttttattatagcACAGTGAATGATTTTGTGAATTCGCAAAGTATAGACttacattataaaattaatgttatcAGACACAAACCAAGGTAATTTGATACAATATTATGGTATTCCTTAATTCGAAGATCTCTCATAAGATTTAACATAATTAATGTATAATAAATTATGTAGTTGCTAAGTGAAAAACTCCCATAACTAGAGTCACTCACCGGATCGCCGGTCAAAGTCCAGTATACATTGGTTTGATTGCGGGTATATTGATCCTTTATGAGTATTTAACATACTTAAATGACAGAGGGTAGGGATGACCTCTTTGGTCTTACCCTGTATAGTGTACACAATATTTCATATGAAGTATCCATTGTTAAGGGGTTGGGATTGTTTTGCCatgttaatttattgtattcttttaaaaataacctgaattcatttattttcagtcGTATTTCTCGCTGTATATTTTCCTCGAAACTGGGTTATACTTATTTTCAACTTTGCAAACATGCTTGTTATGCGGAATAATCTTTAATTGTAACAACACAATTACCTACTTATTTTTATTGCTATTACAagattttttcttgaaaacaaaaaaaataaacatgataaattgtttctttagaatatgaaaagaaaataaacctcAGCAAAGAATATATCAAGGAATGCAACTTTTAAAAGCttttatgaataatttcattttgataatGCAAGGCTGACAATTGATACTGATGGTTCTGTTTTATTTACCTATAATTTCTAATATAACACTTAAACATGTCaaactaaaaattgaaaaattaaaacaaaaaaggtatataaaaatccattaacaaaataaaacaatgttttgatgttttattaaggaaactaaatatttacaagTACACCCTTCGCTATTTAACACGACTTGCACTAggttttagttttgttttgattttaaaatgggGGACGTCAATCGGTCGTACACCTTCTTAGTTGTTTTCCTGACTTTGTTTTTATTGGAAATTatgaactttaaataaaaagtgaaatcacaaatgtTTAGCAAAAAGGTTAACCTCGATGCattatttgtcatttaagaACAATGAATGGAacagatatatatgtatatgtaaagaataaaaataaccTTGGAGGTCAGTCTATTAAACTTGACGCATGGagtgatgcagtgaaacacggATCGGTAAAGTAATTATGTGTAACACGACTATAAGATTAAATCATTTAGATATAGTTGagaattaaaatcaaaacaaaactcAATGTATACATACTTAATATGCAGATATATCTTCACCAAATAGCGAGTATTTGTTAACAATCggaataatataataattcaagGTCatgtcattatttatttttcaatgactAGATCGACAAATCATCTTGTTGACTGACATTCACACTTGGTATCATTCTTTTTGAGGTTAATAGTAAAATGGTTTCATAAAAGAAACTCACTACATCAGAACAGTTTTTGAGTTTGAGTTGGTCCTTACAATACAGTTTATTAACGTAATGTAAGTgaacaaatacattttgatgAAACTTCAACTtgagttttcttttttactatTGTATATCTTTAAGCGTATAAGACATTTTGTCGTACTCATGATACTGTTTTGTTATGTCTTTATAAATCTCAAACTTCTACTTACGCTTGTGAGTGATGTCTATAAATAGGAGATCGTATGATTGCTAATTAGACAAACATATATGTaagatcaaaaacaaaatagtgTAGACAATCTGTATATATTAAACGTTAGTCCACGTTGCAGAAACGAACCCTTAAAAAGTTGACAGGCAATCTTAATCTATTTGGCTTGCCAAACTCATCTTACTTATGCATAGCATGAGGaaaagcaaaatgtattttttttttgctctgtACTGACAGTGATGCACTCAACTTATTCTATCTTTTTATTTGGTCTTTACGATGTGactttacattataaatgtgaTAGACATGTTTAGCAGCTGCCTTATCTTCATTTAACACAAATTCACTTTTTAATATCGGTAGAATGTCCAGAACATACTTATAATTGATGTTGAATCACTTACTGAAAGAATAGTTGATCACGTTATAAAGAGTGGAGTACTAAATGTAATACAACAGTTCTCTATTCGGATCAGTTACGGAGACCCAGTTTCCGGAATTAAGTATTTAACAGCACTTCCACAGTTGAGAAAGATTTTTGAAGCAGGTTTTAGAATATACTGGTCGAGACCGGAATGGTCGTGTATTATTGCGAATAACAAGGACAGAACAAGTTGTGTTTACCTAGATATGGTATGTTGAGACTGCAAATGCTGTCAGTTATTATTTAGATAATTGTATGTATACGTATTTTCAATACTGTGCTTCTCTTTTGAACATCGTTACATTACTGTCAACTTAATTCAGGGATTCATTTTGATCGATAacatctttaaaacaaataatatttgacGAGCAAAGATCGCCCTGGCAGATTTTTCCATTACATGTTTTGTCCGTTGAATTTTAAGCCCTTTTGTGTTGATGTATTTTTCCTTCAAGTTATAATCCCGATATGTTTTTTTCCAGAACGCGTAACAAATCCCATGCACACTGACAAAGGAGTAGAACCAGTAAGACCCTTTtttgaaaacacaaatttaGCGGTTTTACATAGTTTTTGGATTGTAAGATATCATATTTTTTGGTATGCAGGTCCGTTATAATGGaccttcattaaaaaaaaaccagacaaatATCAATCTTTCACTAAAATAAGCTGCCATTCTAAACACTGCTTTCGTGGTATCCCACTCAGCCAGGCATTGTAAATCAAGAAAATAGGCTCTACCGAAAATAATTGTCAGCCGTATTTTTtcctatatgtatatatacgaGCCTAGattgaaaacaacgtttaaACCTATGATTGTGATTGTTAAAAACTGCAATGTGTATACGTGTGCATTTAACAAAGTCTGTGGTAAAGGGGAATACATACAACACAAAcccgaacaactgatgttcttaaactcTGCTGACTGCTATTGACGGATGCATAATAAATCTATCACAAGATATACTGACtggatatttttataaattttatgcaAAACAGAAAGCTATAAACTTGCTTCAAAGatggtatatacatatatgtgtgTTGTGTACACAATGTAAGTtcgtacaaattataatttgaacaggatttttgtacaagttataagttgTTTTGATACATAACGTTGTGCACCAcgtaataaaatttcatttttgaaatgtaTCAGTTTAATGTCTGAAACTCTAGTTTATATACTTCAACCTAACATTTAGTGCTTTTCTCCTTGCCCTTTTTCTCCTTATACCAAAATCATATCTTTCAAcgtttgtatgtttttcttatattgttattgtatcAATTATCTGTTATATCCTATATCATGAGTTCATCGGAATATGACACACATATGAGAAACAGAGACTGTGTGCTTGCAATATCCATGTGTGTTAAGCGGTTCATAAAACACTGAAAGCTTGTACAAAAACTCGTTAcacattaaaatgtttacaacattacaaattgtacacaacatacaaatttgCGATAATGTACATGTTATCACATGAACAGAactattatacattttatgatttataaaatcaaaaacataacaatattaggtcaatgtcaggatAATATCAACTTTAATGTATAAGGGTAGAAACCGTGAAAGGGCGAGGTTCTCCCGAGTCTTTCCCCAGTTTTGCACCGagtacacaaaaaatatatttctatgacattgacctaatattgtttttatattgcatcTTCAATTAATACTTTGAAAGCCTTTTAAATCGTAacacagatacatgtatcaaacttattttcattccTTAATGGACAACTGGTTGTAGAGAAAGTGTGCCATAggcattatacaaaatatagataTGTTACTATATTAAGGAAATAATCACaactagttgcagtataaaagttataacatgtaccaATGTACCTCgtacattttattacatgtacacaatgttgtcaaaaattgtttaaaaagaaagacgtttatattattataaccCATGTCGTTTATCTCtatactattttttatatattttttaatgtttatctaTGTTAGTGTTTTGTAGTCTTTTGTAGTACAGTAAATGGCCAGATGAATAGTTTTTATAATATCAAGTACCTTTTAACACACATTAAACACTATTCAGTATATCACCTaatgaattataattgtgaATTTCCACTCAGAAagcaatataaaacaattgttcTATCTTGTTGAGATTTAAGATGCATATGGATACCCTGgataaattttacaatgaaaaccttGATATGttgggaattttttttctaaaaacaataCCCTGTTATTTACTCATTCAATCatcttattaattaaaaaaaattgatgaacaATATTTACATCAGTTATGCTCAAGGCCAAACATATTGAACAGCAGATTCAATAATTTCAAAGTTATTCATAATAATATGTGATTCAGTGATAACCATTTACACTCattgtatttatatagaatGCACAGGACACCTtgctttaaatttttgataactaACAAAAAAGGATGCGGGTATACTACAAAcaaaaggaaattaaaaaattgacctGAACCACTTATCTACCTTGTCACTATTTCGACAATGTATGCTATTATAAAACAGTCACACTGCTGTAAGCCGTGATGTACtgcaaataaaaacataaaaaaagaccttaaaatataaaaagaagatgtggtatgattgctaatgagacaactatccacaagagaccaacatcaAACAGATATTAcaaattataggtcaccgtacggccttcaacaatgagcaaagcccattctgcatagtcagatatataaggcttcaataagacaacttaaaacaattcaaacgagaaaactaacggccttgtttatataaaaaaaagaacgaaaaacaaatatgcaacacataaacaaacgacactAGTATGCCAACATAGGCCGTAAAGCAACAAAAACATTTCTGAAACTGTGTGATCACTTTGCCTTTACGAAAAACCAACCTAAGCATTTTATTACTGTTCGTTATTActcaataaatttcaaatgtattctactgtaaaatttattttccatGGCATTTGTTATCATAAGATGTTTGCTAAACATATGTTTATTCTCACATTTTGTAAGTTAAAACCACTTtgaagcaatattttgtacatgtaataacttgtacacgacatttatatatatatgtatatgtatatgtatatgtatttgtaaatgtatatgcgaaagcaaatttacagatctaacattgttgggtttatgtttagacgagttgtatatatatatataatgactgaataaatagtcaacgatccATCTTACAGGGCGATGAATATGTAAATATGATTttgtacactacaaaatataatatgtgacaagtcaaaaagggtacaacatcatcattaaataactaaaaaatgaacagatattagatatttcggataacaaaCATCattcttcaataatagcacgatgtcaaatgaatcatgtcaatatattcATGCTGAAAAACTTTTtctaaatcttgaaatttatacaattaagCTAACACCACAGACGCtgatacaattttcaaatttccaaaACACGGCTCAAAGATTACAAAGATATGCCAAATGAAAACAGTTATTTTCGATGTGAACTGGAACAACTTTAAGTTTCGGATGGTTGTGACAGTTTAGATGTTATAACTGCATTGAGGGCAGTTctcaaacaaaataatcaaaaaatgTCCTAACCAATACAAGTTGATACagtatttcaaatttgacaacggTAGGGCGGTTGCAACAGAAACTACATATTTAAGCCTCCCAAACGAACAGCAGTCTAATACTATTAGAAAAATAAGT is a genomic window of Mytilus trossulus isolate FHL-02 chromosome 1, PNRI_Mtr1.1.1.hap1, whole genome shotgun sequence containing:
- the LOC134680898 gene encoding uncharacterized protein LOC134680898; translation: MNGTDIYVYVKNKNNLGGQSIKLDAWSDAVKHGSNVQNILIIDVESLTERIVDHVIKSGVLNVIQQFSIRISYGDPVSGIKYLTALPQLRKIFEAGFRIYWSRPEWSCIIANNKDRTSCVYLDMVYHNCRDLSKDNNKHQHLMDCVQCKILSPNLPYQN